In Musa acuminata AAA Group cultivar baxijiao chromosome BXJ2-8, Cavendish_Baxijiao_AAA, whole genome shotgun sequence, one genomic interval encodes:
- the LOC103995609 gene encoding protein NARROW LEAF 1, which translates to MRHSDTQGHHSGSTQSEESALDMERNLCNHFHSYSASPLQPIASGGQHSECTAAYFSWPTSTLLHGAAEGRANYFGNLQKGVLPAHLGRLPTGQQATTLLDLMTIRAFHSKILRRYSLGTAIGFRIRKGELTSTPAILVFVARKVHRKWLNHDQCLPSALEGPGGVWCNVDVVEFSYYGAPAPTPKEQLYNELVDGLRGSDPCIGSGSQVASQETYGTLGAIVKSRTGNKQVGFLTNRHVAVDLDYPNQKMFHPLPPNLGPGVYLGAVERATSFITDDVWYGIFAGTNPETFVRADGAFIPFADDFDVSCVTTTVKGLGEIGNVKVLDLQSPINSLIGRQVVKVGRSSGLTTGTVMAYALEYNDEKGICFFTDFLVVGENQQTFDLEGDSGSLIILSGQDGEKPQPIGIIWGGTANRGRLKLKSGQGPENWTSGVDLGRLLDLLELDLITTREGLQDALREQRYTLVAAINSTVDESSPAVCTLPNEKMDEIYEPLGINPQHFPPEGASVSEIKPSFTGVEFQVDTIEVATNVEEHQFIPNFISMSPMHRNQEDSPERKNLSALVNSSDEDLSVSLYLGDREHKRQRPDPTLKIE; encoded by the exons ATGAGGCATTCGGACACCCAAGGGCATCACTCAGGGTCAACACAATCTGAGGAATCAGCCTTGGACATGGAGAGAAATTTATGCAATCATTTCCATTCCTACAGTGCATCTCCTCTGCAGCCTATTGCATCCGGTGGTCAACATTCTGAATGTACCGCTGCATACTTTTCTTGGCCGACCTCTACACTTTTACATGGTGCTGCTGAAGGTCGAGCTAATTATTTTGGGAACCTTCAGAAAGGAGTACTGCCAGCACATCTTGGCCGGCTTCCTACTGGGCAGCAAGCCACAACACTACTTGACCTAATGACTATAAGAGCATTCCACAGCAAAATTTTGCGTCGTTATAGTCTAGGTACAGCAATAGGCTTTCGTATCAGAAAAGGAGAACTCACGAGTACCCCTGCAATTCTTGTATTTGTTGCTCGGAAAGTTCATAGAAAATGGTTAAACCATGATCAGTGTCTACCATCTGCTCTTGAG GGACCAGGCGGTGTATGGTGCAATGTGGATGTTGTGGAATTCTCTTATTATGGTGCACCAGCACCGACACCTAAGGAGCAACTGTACAATGAGCTTGTTGATGGTCTACGAGGAAGTGATCCATGTATAGGTTCAGGTTCTCAG GTTGCAAGCCAAGAAACATATGGAACTTTAGGTGCTATCGTGAAAAGTCGAACAGGTAACAAACAAGTCGGTTTCCTAACAAACCGTCACGTTGCAGTTGATTTGGATTACCCTAACCAGAAGATGTTTCATCCTTTACCACCTAATCTTGGACCTGGGGTCTATTTGGGTGCTGTTGAAAGGGCAACATCTTTTATCACAGATGATGTTTGGTATGGGATCTTTGCTGGAACAAACCCAG AAACTTTTGTGCGAGCAGATGGAGCATTCATTCCTTTTGCTGATGACTTTGATGTGTCCTGTGTCACCACTACAGTGAAGGGATTGGGTGAGATTGGAAATGTTAAGGTATTAGATCTTCAATCACCGATTAATAGCTTAATTGGGAGACAAGTGGTGAAGGTTGGAAGAAGCTCTGGATTGACAACTGGCACCGTAATGGCTTATGCTCTAGAATATAATGATGAAAAAGGAATATGTTTCTTCACAGATTTCCTCGTTGTGGGTGAGAACCAACAAACCTTTGATCTGGAAGGTGATAGTGGGAGTCTTATAATTCTGTCGGGGCAAGATGGCGAGAAGCCACAGCCTATAGGCATCATTTGGGGTGGGACGGCCAACCGGGGAAGGTTGAAGCTTAAAAGCGGTCAGGGTCCTGAGAATTGGACAAGTGGAGTTGATCTGGGTCGTCTTCTTGATCTTTTGGAACTTGATCTTATAACCACAAGAGAAGGACTTCAAG ATGCACTAAGGGAACAGAGATATACTCTAGTAGCAGCAATTAATTCCACAGTGGATGAATCATCTCCTGCAGTGTGCACCCTTCCAAACGAAAAGATGGATGAGATATACGAACCTCTAGGCATCAACCCGCAACATTTCCCTCCTGAAGGTGCTTCTGTTTCAGAAATTAAACCTTCTTTTACAGGTGTTGAATTTCAAGTGGATACCATTGAGGTGGCAACCAATGTTGAAGAGCATCAGTTCATCCCAAACTTCATCAGCATGTCACCCATGCATCGAAACCAAGAAGACAGCCCCGAAAGGAAGAACCTTTCAGCACTTGTAAACTCATCCGATGAAGATCTTTCTGTTTCTTTATATTTAGGGGACCGAGAACATAAAAGACAGCGTCCTGATCCAACGCTGAAAATAGAGTAA
- the LOC103995607 gene encoding nucleoporin alm1-like yields MTEESQATSDHVEAEPSSEVDLLVDRDGKHILTYGESDLLQKEGNRYVEEEASLDGEFSKFEESIYAKESSHLFKQISEVEEASSVEDLKTRNRVANVNLLVMEKEKELELQLEESGRGQELSESEKSLPKSEFHLANQKLVKMNRYCEEHELNQKAMKDDILEALTSNDTKHKKLLEVKEAFTGLADELKSSRKKMKELQEGLVSSANEMCKLEEFSKHSSSQAELESKRALQFGNMLELAQFKAKEIEGQMDNLQKGLKGLYERIAENQHVKGVLHANAVEFSTIQEKLEISRSTVADFKQKLVSKDSIIHELTQELNIHKASEERMKTHVLELENLLAASKEELEAKHANLEEIELKLQEKIGASFKNQVLWQKVTLQSLQKDLSDLTREKVTLQSTVADLSMKLSMNEEQCQQLEANLNLADQNFNKTDSLLSQALLRNNELEQNQRSFEELHHDMKKVMDATTKRNLELENLVQASKLAEESLKTKLRQSEMRSFSAEKRNMELKQQFNTTEMRCLEAESEIEDLNNQVKELTTLLRKIDEENSLSRRRFQGYENKIGQLESSLSKSFRRNTELEKELNCLLEKCVENEGQATAAHQSNAELEDKVQTSHSKTEIEKCVKHKGQGTTAHQSNVELGDKVQSSHFETENAVTGADELEQLLETANYRIQELEQLLATMEAKYRDTETELKQYSSKVSALFAEIEAYQARSESLESVLQAANEKESELTDALDATIKDRKKLEDLSNIQAKSLSEAENLIQILQNKLKSLGAKLESAEEQLQASSLREKELVEKLRSTGEQLKHDGNAVEDINTRNLEMNSLNESLDKDTGFKFKEATLRFNQKESEFKELHEKLKFLEEQKTLYKDHALESNEEVASLKAELEANAMKLVSLDNKVEELNQKVLESDLRAEQISLENELMAVTNSKLRLELAACQLQINQLNQLLNTNHAEMEATSEQLASHVKTISKLTDENSTYLELQSATEYRLRETEVQLHETIEKFKQKDSEVRDLIEKLLALETQLRSHDEQASELAAIASSRKDKLEDTLLKLQNLEAFVEHLKRSSEISKLENEDLMGENLTMSQELATYKTKINELKIAFNAVVAEKQVTSIQLHDSRKEMKVLMQQINSDKEKHQLQITAAKEEYNKLTESYQKTKKELEAIIIQLEEQLSEQKTKEISLCADMKILKAELADKSLMQEQISELESKLLFAQKSYMEEIEGMRSTVVEKDVILIPKLEEHICIIEERDTLIQQLKKVQSDLDIAHRTIKEQFQNKTAEGELQNEIEAKSRDLGLGTSITMYGRNIKENNDNHMNQALETKSLNLATQIDEEASGAMAFKFILGVALVSMFIGIILGKRY; encoded by the exons ATGACAGAAGAGTCACAAGCAACTTCAGACCACGTGGAAGCCGAGCCATCTTCGGAAGTTGATCTATTG GTAGACAGAGATGGAAAACACATCTTAACTTATGGGGAATCAGACTTACTGCAAAAAGAAGGAAATAGATATGTGGAAGAGGAGGCTTCATTAGATGGAGAATTCAGCAAGTTTGAGGAGTCGATATATGCAAAAGAGAGTTCCCACCTATTTAAACAAATATCGGAAGTGGAAGAGGCCTCAAGTGTTGAAGATCTGAAAACAAGAAATAGAGTGGCAAATGTGAATTTGCTGGTAATGGAGAAGGAAAAAGAACTTGAACTTCAGCTTGAAGAATCTGGGAGAGGACAGGAACTTTCAGAATCTGAAAAATCCTTACCAAAATCAGAATTTCATCTAGCAAATCAGAAGTTAGTGAAAATGAACAGATATTGCGAAGAACATGAACTTAACCAGAAAGCAATGAAAGATGATATTTTAGAAGCACTGACATCAAATGATACAAAGCATAAGAAGCTTCTTGAGGTAAAGGAAGCATTCACGGGGTTGGCAGATGAGCTCAAGAGCTCGAGGAAAAAGATGAAGGAGCTTCAAGAAGGGTTGGTATCATCAGCAAATGAGATGTGTAAACTTGAAGAGTTCAGCAAACATAGTAGTTCACAGGCAGAGCTAGAATCAAAGAGAGCTTTACAGTTTGGGAATATGTTGGAATTAGCACAATTTAAAGCAAAGGAGATTGAAGGTCAGATGGATAATTTACAAAAAGGATTGAAGGGACTCTATGAAAGGATTGCAGAGAATCAGCATGTCAAAGGAGTTCTGCACGCCAATGCAGTAGAGTTTTCAACAATTCAGGAAAAGTTGGAGATTTCAAGGTCAACAGTAGCAGATTTCAAACAGAAACTTGTTTCTAAGGATTCTATCATTCATGAGCTTACCCAAGAATTAAATATACATAAGGCTTCTGAAGAACGGATGAAAACACATGTTCTTGAATTAGAAAATTTACTTGCTGCATCCAAAGAAGAACTCGAAGCAAAGCATGCGAACTTGGAGGAAATTGAACTGAAGCTTCAAGAGAAAATTGGAGCCAGTTTTAAAAACCAAGTACTGTGGCAGAAGGTGACCCTTCAAAGTTTACAGAAGGACTTGTCTGATTTAACCAGGGAAAAGGTGACTCTTCAAAGTACTGTGGCAGACCttagcatgaaattgtcaatgaaCGAGGAGCAATGCCAACAATTAGAAGCGAATCTAAATCTGGCTGATCAGAATTTTAACAAGACAGATTCACTTCTTTCACAAGCATTATTGCGTAACAATGAGCTTGAACAAAATCAGAGATCTTTTGAAGAgctccatcatgatatgaaaaaaGTAATGGATGCCACTACCAAGAGAAACCTTGAGCTGGAGAATCTGGTTCAGGCATCAAAGTTAGCTGAAGAGAGCCTAAAAACAAAGCTTAGGCAGAGTGAAATGAGATCATTCTCTGCTGAAAAACGTAATATGGAGCTTAAGCAACAATTTAATACTACAGAGATGAGATGCCTTGAAGCGGAGAGTGAGATAGAGGATCTGAATAATCAAGTGAAAGAGCTCACTACTTTGTTAAGAAAAATAGATGAGGAAAATTCACTATCAAGACGACGCTTTCAGGGATATGAGAACAAGATTGGCCAACTGGAATCTTCGTTGAGCAAGTCTTTTCGAAGGAACACAGAGCTTGAAAAGGAGCTCAACTGTCTTCTTGAAAAGTGTGTAGAGAATGAGGGACAGGCTACTGCAGCACATCAAAGCAATGCTGAGCTGGAAGACAAGGTACAAACATCTCATTCTAAAACTGAGATTGAAAAGTGTGTTAAGCACAAGGGACAGGGTACTACAGCACATCAAAGCAATGTTGAGTTAGGAGACAAGGTACAATCATCTCATTTTGAAACTGAGAATGCTGTAACAGGAGCTGATGAATTAGAGCAACTGCTGGAAACTGCTAATTATCGAATACAGGAGCTGGAACAGCTACTGGCAACTATGGAGGCAAAATATAGAGACACAGAAACAGAATTAAAACAATATAGCAGCAAGGTATCTGCGCTTTTTGCTGAAATTGAAGCATACCAGGCAAGATCAGAAAGTCTTGAATCTGTGCTGCAAGCTGCAAATGAAAAAGAGAGCGAGTTGACTGATGCCTTGGATGCCACCATTAAAGACCGAAAAAAACTTGAAGACTTATCCAATATTCAGGCAAAGAGTCTTTCTGAAGCTGAGAATCTTATCCAGATATTGCAAAATAAATTGAAATCTCTTGGAGCAAAGTTGGAAAGTGCTGAGGAACAACTTCAGGCCTCAAGTCTTCGAGAGAAAGAGCTAGTTGAGAAGCTTAGATCTACTGGAGAACAGTTAAAGCATGATGGAAATGCTGTAGAAGATATTAATACCAGAAACCTGGAGATGAATTCACTGAATGAATCTTTAGACAAGGATACAGGGTTCAAATTCAAAGAAGCAACACTGAGATTTAATCAAAAGGAGTCTGAATTTAAAGAATTGCATGAAAAGTTAAAGTTTCTGGAAGAACAAAAGACATTATACAAAGATCACGCACTCGAATCTAATGAAGAAGTTGCTTCACTAAAGGCAGAGTTGGAAGCAAATGCAATGAAATTGGTATCCCTTGATAACAAAGTCGAGGAGCTTAACCAAAAAGTTTTAGAATCTGATCTGAGAGCTGAACAAATATCTTTGGAAAATGAACTGATGGCTGTGACGAATTCAAAGCTTAGGTTAGAGTTGGCAGCCTGTCAACTCCAAATTAATCAGCTTAATCAGTTGTTGAACACCAATCATGCAGAGATGGAGGCAACTTCTGAACAACTCGCCTCTCATGTGAAAACCATCTCAAAGTTAACAGATGAAAATTCAACATATTTGGAACTCCAATCTGCCACTGAATATCGTCTTAGAGAAACCGAAGTCCAACTGCATGAAACTATAGAGAAATTCAAACAGAAAGATTCTGAAGTTAGAGATTTGATTGAGAAGCTGCTTGCTCTTGAAACACAATTGAGAAGTCATGACGAACAGGCTAGTGAATTAGCTGCCATTGCATCAAGCCGGAAGGACAAGCTGGAAGACACTCTTTTAAAATTACAGAACTTGGAAGCATTTGTTGAACATCTGAAAAGAAGCTCAGAAATATCCAAACTTGAGAATGAAGATTTAATGGGAGAAAATTTAACCATGTCTCAGGAGTTGGCAACATATAAGACAAAGATAAACGAGTTAAAAATTGCATTTAATGCTGTTGTTGCAGAGAAACAAGTTACATCCATTCAGCTTCATGATTCTCGGAAAGAAATGAAGGTTCTCATGCAGCAGATTAACTCTGATAAAGAGAAACACCAACTGCAG ATAACTGCTGCCAAGGAGGAGTATAACAAGCTTACTGAATCGTaccaaaagacaaaaaaagaacTCGAAGCAATTATAATCCAGCTCGAAGAACAATTAAGTGAACAGAAGACTAAGGAAATCTCTCTCTGTGCTGACATGAAGATTCTTAAAGCAGAGTTAGCTGATAAATCTCTGATGCAAGAACAAATTTCAGAACTTGAAAGCAAGCTATTATTTGCCCAAAAAAGTTACATGGAAGAG ATTGAAGGCATGCGGTCAACAGTTGTGGAGAAGGATGTTATACTAATTCCTAAACTAGAGGAGCACATATGCATAATTGAAGAGAGAGATACATTAATTCAACAGCTAAAGAAAGTTCAGAGTGATCTAGACATAGCACATAGGACCATAAAAGAGCAG TTTCAGAACAAAACAGCAGAAGGTGAATTGCAGAATGAAATAGAAGCAAAATCAAGAGATCTTGGACTGGGAACCTCAATAACCATGTATGGGAGGAACATCAAAGAGAACAACGACAACCACATGAATCAAGCTCTAGAAACAAAATCTCTAAATCTAGCTACACAAATTGATGAAGAGGCTTCCGGAGCCATGGCATTCAAGTTCATCTTAGGAGTAGCTCTAGTGTCAATGTTCATTGGGATAATTCTTGGAAAGAGGTATTAA
- the LOC103995606 gene encoding phosphoglycerate kinase 3, cytosolic translates to MATKRSVGDLKGDDLKGKRVFVRVDLNVPLDDNLKITDDTRVRAAVPTIKYLLEHGARVILCSHLGRPKGVTPKYSLKPLVPRLSDLLGVNVEMADDCIGEEVEKIVAALPDGGVLLLENVRFYREEEKNGPEFAKKLASLADLYVNDAFGTAHRAHASTEGVAKFLKPAVAGFLMQKELDYLVGAVGNPKRPFAAIVGGSKVSTKIGVIESLLSKVDILLLGGGMIFTFYKAQGYSVGSSLVEEDKLDLATSLLEKAKSKGVSLLLPTDVLIADKFAADANSMVVPASGIPDGWMGLDIGPDSIKTFSESLDTTKTIIWNGPMGVFEFEKFAGGTEAIAKKLAELSASGVTTIIGGGDSVAAVEKVGLADKMSHISTGGGASLELLEGKPLPGVLALDDA, encoded by the exons ATGGCGACGAAGAGGAGCGTGGGTGATCTCAAGGGAGACGACCTCAAGGGGAAGAGGGTGTTCGTGCGGGTGGATCTCAACGTGCCGTTGGATGACAACCTGAAGATCACCGATGACACCCGCGTCCGTGCCGCCGTGCCGACCATAAAGTATCTGTTGGAGCACGGCGCCAGGGTCATCCTCTGCAGCCATCTG GGCCGCCCTAAAGGTGTCACCCCAAAATACAGCCTGAAACCTCTTGTGCCACGGCTCTCTGATCTTCTTGGTGTTAAT GTTGAGATGGCTGATGACTGTATTGGTGAGGAAGTTGAGAAGATTGTGGCTGCTTTACCAGATGGAGGTGTTCTACTTCTTGAGAATGTCAGATTCtacagagaagaagaaaagaatggcCCAGAGTTTGCTAAGAAGTTAGCATCTCTGGCTGACCTCTATGTCAATGATGCCTTTGGGACAGCTCACAGGGCTCATGCTTCCACTGAGGGAGTTGCCAAATTCTTGAAGCCAGCTGTTGCTGGCTTTCTGATGCAGAAG GAGCTTGATTACCTTGTTGGAGCTGTAGGAAACCCCAAGAGACCATTTGCTGCCATTGTTGGTGGCtctaaggtttcaaccaaaatTGGGGTGATAGAATCACTGTTGAGTAAGGTGGATATCCTCCTTCTAGGTGGAGGAATGATATTCACATTTTACAAGGCACAAGGATACTCGGTTGGATCATCTCTTGTGGAGGAAGACAAGCTTGATCTTGCAACCTCACTTCTCGAGAAAGCAAAGTCTAAAGGTGTTTCTCTACTGTTACCGACTGATGTGCTAATAGCTGACAAGTTTGCTGCAGATGCAAATAGCATG GTTGTACCAGCTTCTGGCATCCCTGATGGATGGATGGGTCTTGATATTGGTCCCGACTCCATCAAGACATTCAGTGAATCCCTGGATACCACCAAGACCATCATATGGAATGGACCCATGGGGGTATTTGAATTTGAGAAGTTTGCAGGTGGAACTGAG GCAATCGCAAAGAAACTGGCTGAGTTGAGTGCATCTGGGGTCACAACCATCATTGGTGGTGGTGATTCAGTGGCTGCCGTAGAGAAAGTGGGGCTTGCCGACAAGATGAGCCACATTTCGACTGGTGGCGGTGCTAGCTTGGAGCTGCTAGAGGGCAAGCCTCTGCCAGGTGTTCTTGCTCTTGATGATGCCTGA